One window of Acanthochromis polyacanthus isolate Apoly-LR-REF ecotype Palm Island chromosome 19, KAUST_Apoly_ChrSc, whole genome shotgun sequence genomic DNA carries:
- the grid2ipb gene encoding delphilin isoform X4, with the protein MNCLGIFIPKKHRQRFDESVSQNVINRLCRSKSISEPQGRIRRSRSEDHSDRHRGSKRASSVPRDGEPGGRGESERDRGLRKSMPGMPAHPPIGPNQRIVRVYRGKKNFGFTLRGHAPVCIDSVIPDSPAEECGLKTGDRILFLNGLDMRNCSHEKVVSMLQGSGAMPTLVVEEGPSDFSSDQTDPEESPGLPPTTLPRSRSPALSSLQWVAEILPPSIKVHGRTFSQQLEHLLTIQERYTVCKALETFFQHRNVDTLIVDVFPVLDTPAKQLIWQFIYQLLTYDEQERCQSKLSRFLGFKSSAVLEPDGGQEHHRRSSSMRVTGTSYRSSMRERSSDDCIIGTHLGMGIHVDESGSPEERQSGDGTSFPESPDLNHMTGVYTELENVYTGKSVSPLQGGSSAEPEVSGQTEGYSRPLSPLTLPPLTGNRKSGLSLSWKEPLPTPVYEIHHQSSQDSNPYVSLESPPASPQHSDSGPNTLTRRKKLFTFSRPPRSRDTDKFLDALSEQLGHRVTLVDDFVPGENDYEEMSFLEDQDLGFIPRQLSSASSEDHSSSDEASSPSYSSESEPIPPPPTQSPPPPPPFQALIPPPVQFTDPLPPVRFSPEHVPRSRMPFQPHHPIIPPPPPPPRTLLSSRSPLHKVLPSRDEAEKPHQRFQTTTSSRHTILSTTTTLRSSRPSYLPRQLSQPAPIRQPSPQPSPQVLRPSQLVLQRHHQLHHQHSYQGPLPPSLQDHSLSQSQSKGPAGSSLLSQPPGSHSSLPTYTKTYETTRQDHPSQQAPPPPPPPLPPPCDPPPLPKPGQQASDANHMSVKRLRWEQVENSEGTIWGQLGEDSEYDKLTDMVKYLDLDLHFGTQRRSISPPEPAFLPENFKKKDVVEILSHKKAYNASILIAHLKLSPAELRQVLMNMATDRLEPAHIKQLLLYAPDDDEVKQYEQFDQDPAKLSEPDQFIFQMLMVPEYKTRLRSLHFKTTLQERTEEMKVAYDYIYKASVELRSSKKLAKILEFVLAMGNYLNNGQPKSHRTTSFKINFLTELSTTKTVDGKSTFLHILAKSLCQHFPELLNFSRDLTTVPLAAKVNQRAITTELSDLHNTIQDIRTSCQKIQATSEDHFASVMSSFLENSHPAIQSLESLQSRAMEEFSKVASYFGEDSKSSSTETFFGIFSDFISKFERALSETQTPENPRSPRLSSPLAW; encoded by the exons AATCTTCATTCCCAAGAAGCACCGGCAGCGCTTCGACGAGTCCGTGTCCCAGAACGTTATCAACCGACTCTGCCGCAGCAAAAGCATCAGCGAGCCGCAGGGCAGGATCCGGCGCAGTCGGAGCGAAGACCACTCTGACCGCCACCGCGGGTCCAAACGGGCCAGCTCAGTGCCAAGAGATGGAGAACCcggagggaggggggagtcagagagagacaggggcTTAAGGAAGTCCATGCCCGGGATGCCTGCACATCCGCCCATCGGACCCAATCAGAG GATCGTTCGTGTCTACAGAGGGAAGAAGAACTTCGGCTTCACCTTGCGAGGCCACGCTCCCGTCTGCATCGACTCAGTTATCCCAG aTAGCCCTGCTGAGGAATGTGGACTGAAAACAGGAGATCGCATCCTTTTCCTCAATGGACTGGACATGAG GAACTGTTCCCATGAGAAGGTGGTGTCCATGCTGCAGGGCAGCGGGGCAATGCCCACTCTGGTGGTGGAGGAAGGTCCGTCTGACTTCTCTTCCGACCAGACTGACCCAGAGGAATCCCCTGGTCTGCCCCCCACCACATTACCACGCTCCAG GTCTCCAGCCCTCAGCTCCCTCCAGTGGGTGGCAGAGATTCTTCCACCGAGCATTAAAGTCCACGGGCGAACCTTCAGCCAGCAGCTAGAGCACCTGCTGACCATCCAGGAGAGATACACTGTCTGCAAGGCCTTGGAGACCTTCTTCCAGCACAG GAACGTGGACACCCTGATAGTGGATGTGTTTCCGGTGTTGGACACTCCGGCCAAGCAGCTCATCTGGCAGTTCATCTACCAGCTGTTGACCTACGACGAACAGGAGCGCTGCCAGAGCAAACTGTCACGCTTCCTGGGTTTTAAGAGCAGCG CAGTGTTAGAGCCTGACGGAGGTCAAGAGCACCACCGGCGGAGCAGCTCTATGCGTGTGACGGGAACGTCGTACCGCAGCAGCATGCGAGAGAGGAGCTCCGATGACTGCATCATCGGGACTCACCTGGGAATGG GAATTCATGTCGATGAATCTGGGAGCCCGGAGGAGAGGCAGTCAGGAGATGGAACCTCCTTCCCCGAGTCCCCTGACCTCAATCAT ATGACAGGTGTGTACACGGAGCTGGAGAACGTGTACACAGGGAAGAGTGTGTCACCACTGCAGGGAGGCTCCTCGGCAGAGCCCGAGGTGTCGGGACAGACTGAGGGCTACAGCCGCCCTCTGTCCCCGCTCACACTCCCCCCTCTCACAG GTAACCGTAAGTCTGGCCTGTCGCTGTCCTGGAAGGAGCCTCTCCCCACTCCAGTGTACGAGATACACCACCAGAGCAGCCAGGACTCCAACCCCTATGTCAGCCTGGAGAGCCCCCCCGCCTCCCCTCAGCACTCAGACAGCGGCCCCAACACATTAACCCGCCGCAAGAAGCTGTTCACCTTCTCCCGTCCGCCTCGCAGTCGGGACACGGACAAGTTCCTGGACGCCCTGAGCGAGCAGCTGGGCCACCGGGTCACTCTGGTGGACGACTTCGTACCCGGAGAAAACGACTACGAGGAG aTGAGCTTCCTGGAGGACCAGGACCTGGGCTTCATCCCTCGGCAGCTGAGCAGCGCCAGCAGCGAGGATCACAGTAGCAGCGACGAGGCCTCGTCTCCCTCCTACTCCTCTGAATCCGAACCAATCCCCCCACCTCCCACCCAGAGTCCTCCGCCTCCCCCGCCCTTCCAGGCTCTCATACCCCCTCCCGTCCAGTTCACCGACCCCCTCCCGCCCGTACGCTTTTCTCCAGAGCACGTCCCCCGCAGCCGGATGCCCTTCCAGCCACACCACCCCATcatccctcctcctccgcctcctccgaGGACCCTCCTGTCCAGCCGCTCTCCTCTGCACAAAGTTCTCCCCAGCAGAGACGAAGCAGAGAAACCTCACCAGCGCTTCCAGACTACCACCTCTTCCCGGCACACCATCCtgagcaccaccaccaccttgCGGTCGTCTCGCCCCAGCTACCTCCCCCGCCAGCTCAGCCAGCCGGCACCGATCCGCCAGCCCTCCCCCCAGCCGTCCCCTCAGGTGCTGAGGCCGAGCCAGCTCGTCCTCCAGAGGCACCACCAGCTCCATCACCAACACAGCTACCAGGGCCCGCTGCCGCCGTCCCTGCAGGACCACAGCCTGTCTCAAAGTCAGAGCAAAGGCCCCGCAGGTTCATCGCTGCTCTCCCAGCCTCCCGGTTCCCACTCCAGCCTCCCTACTTACACCAAGACCTATGAAACCACACGGCAGGATCATCCGTCACAGCAG gctccaccacctccacctccacctttGCCTCCACCCTGTGACCCGCCTCCGCTGCCCAAGCCAGGCCAACAGGCCTCCGACGCAAACCACATGAGTGTGAAGAGGCTGCGCTGGGAGCAGGTGGAGAACTCTGAGGGAACAATATGGGGCCAG CTTGGAGAGGATTCAGAGTACGACAAGCTCACTGACATGGTGAAGTACTTAGACCTTGATCTGCACTTTGGGACTCAACGCAGATCCA TCTCTCCTCCAGAGCCAGCCTTCCTGCCTGAGAACTTCAAAAAGAAAGATGTGGTGGAGATTCTGTCTCATAAGAAAGCCTACAACGCCT CCATCCTCATCGCCCATCTGAAGCTCTCCCCCGCCGAGCTGCGTCAGGTCCTGATGAACATGGCCACCGACAGGCTGGAGCCGGCTCACATCAAGCAGCTGCTGCTCTACGCCCCCGACGACGACGAGGTCAAACAGTACGAGCAGTTCGATCAGGATCCGGCCAAACTGAGCGAGCCGGACCAGTTCATTTTCCAG ATGCTAATGGTGCCTGAGTATAAGACTCGCCTGCGGAGCCTCCACTTCAAGACCACCCTACAGGAGAGGACGGAGGAGATGAAGGTGGCCTACGATTACATCTACAAGGCTTCAGTGGAGCTGAGGAGCAGCAAGAAGCTGGCCAAAATCCTGGAG TTTGTTCTCGCAATGGGAAATTACCTGAACAACGGCCAACCTAAGAGCCACAGGACAACCAGTTTTAAGATCAACTTCCTCACTGAG CTGAGTACAACCAAAACAGTAGATGGGAAATCCACCTTCCTCCACATTCTGGCCAAGTCTTTGTGCCAACACTTCCCCGAGCTGCTAAACTTTTCCAGAGACCTCACGACGGTGCCTCTGGCAGCAAAAG TGAACCAGAGAGCCATCACAACTGAGCTGAGCGACCTTCACAACACCATCCAGGACATCAGGACGTCCTGTCAGAAGATCCAAGCCACCTCCGAGGACCACTTCGCTTCCGTAATGAGT AGTTTCCTGGAGAACAGCCACCCTGCCATCCAGTCGCTGGAGTCTCTGCAGAGCCGAGCGATGGAAGAGTTCTCCAAGGTGGCCTCATATTTTGGAGAGGACAGCAAGTCCAGCAGCACAGAAACCTTCTTTGGCATCTTTTCAGACTTCATATCCAAGTTTGAG AGAGCTCTCAGTGAGACCCAGACTCCGGAAAACCCCAGAAGCCCCAGACTGTCTTCCCCTCTGGCCTGGTAG